Part of the Leguminivora glycinivorella isolate SPB_JAAS2020 chromosome 27, LegGlyc_1.1, whole genome shotgun sequence genome, AGACTAGCACAGGActgggagaagtggcgtactaaaAGAGAGCAGAGGCTTAAGCTCAGCAGTGGTCGATGAATTTAGGGCATTAGCATTCCAGAGGGGTGACCCTACTTCAGGGGCAACTAACATggtgtttaatagttatttgttttacaagggggcaaagtagttgtttaaccgcacgtgccaatattgatacctgagcaagcgaaagattccaatattgaaccgtgagcgtagcgagtgcttcaaaaagtggaatcttgagcgttgcgagggtatcaaggcacgaaagttaaacaaactttgccaccgagtgaaacacaaaatttttcaccacaccaacacgaacaaaatactgactataaaacatcaaaataaatcaaattcatcaatttattcaatatttttgattcaaaatcatcatttatagggtaaaatctagcagacatattaagacatcgggttaaaatttgcatgaaattactttgcccccttgtggataaaatgcaattttgctatctgttttcgaatagcaaagaatgcctttaccagttggtgtggtgaaaacatcTTTTCACAAAGGCCTAATGTCAATTTGTTTAAATGTattttgtctgtcaaatatcaGTACTTTCTAGTGATGATACTGATGATATACGCAGTCCAGCTATATGAAGTTATACCTCATGGTCTTCGTATCGTTTTATGCTGCGAACATTATATGCTGCCACACAATATTGAGTCTTATTACCACTGTAAGAAGAACACTTTGTGTCGCTGCTACATTTTTACCAATTCTTATCACTTGCTTGACAATAATGTCTACctctacaatttttttaaatctgattattcatataaaaatgaaaCTGCCAAACTTAAGTCGTAGCAAATACCATGCAGACTTACCTTGGTCTTAGTCAATTTTATTCTCAAGTTTATTGAGACTATCTGTGAAGAAGCTGGTTAGCTATCTAAAATCAAGTTTATAGAaattacttttcccctcacgagcttcgaaacacgtgttttgtcatttaataccagcgggtaaaaacgcattttatccactagtgggtaaagtcatttgaccttgaataaagtcaaaataactgctttaaaattgataaaagtaggtgaatctagtaataaaaatgatttaccacctgtggaactactggaagcagtgataaacgcaaaaaaatgcgttgtagtttcctcgctatagtgaggggaaaagttttgtgttacactcgggtgcaatagtacattgtgcaacaaggggaggaagttgaatattactaacgagactaagttaaatcgcgacggcttgccggagcgatttaaagactcgagttagtaatattcatactccccgagttacacacaatggtTTTCtacacactcgcaatgtaaaaaatatgtaaatagatgtaaaaaagttaagtacggcacaagaaatttcattattcccttgggagaacgatttttctataactcacgccccgcctgcgtgcaataacACATTTAAAGTGatatgaaaatgtattttacttcttgtgtgttaaaaaactcgcatgttcaggattctattctcgaaccacttcacttcgcttgtggttcaactttagaatcctttcacttgctcgtttttcaactccACACGGCGTTaatatacaactttgcccccttctataacaaataactattaatttaaCGCCAATATTTACTTAACGAGGTTGGTAGAGAATGgtttaaagcattaagtccgcctttttgcATAGTCTACTACTATTTCAATGCAATATGGTGAAAatgtggatacatctctttgtagttgacTGTACTGTAATAtgtttcttttgtgcaataaagttaaaataaataaatatgtacatacatacatacatacaatcacgcccatagcccataaaggggtaggcagagcacatgaaactactatagcttcagtgccactcttggcaaatagggggttgaaataaaacgtaactgtgacattgcagtgacaggttgccagcctctcgcctatgccacaatttaacccatatcccatagtcgcctaaGTCGCCCTCTACGACACCCACtagaagaaaggggtggtgaaattcttaacccgtaaataaatatgtattttgtaaTTACAGATGGATGGTCAAGAAATGGCAGACGCTGGTGGAAGCCAACATTGATGTGAAGACCACCGACGGCTACCTGCTCCGAGTGTTCTGCATCGGATTCACCAACAAGGACACGCTGAGCCAGCGCAAGACTTGCTATGCCCAGCACACCCAGGTAAGAATGAatacaaacaatttttttttataaaccttAACCCCCCAGACAATAACCTgaccacaaaattataattttgaaaaaacccccaacatgtagaccgattttcatgaaacatggctaagaacactcctgacctttctgacaaaaaaaatctaaataggttcatccgttcgggagctacgatgccacagacagacacacacacagacagacacgtcaaacttataacagtcgtttttgcgtcgggggttaaaaatagtacattatgatacgaGTTCGAaagaaaggaaattcgaaacgagtggcgaaatCGATAAGAGTTTTCCttctttgcacgtgtatcgtacgatgatTTTCAGTACTTATGTCCCTTAGTtttgacctgacaagaaatgcaCTTGTGCACTAGTTCGGGAAAAAgaatcatctgtactgaaatagtacattacgatacaagtgcgaaaaaaaggaagttcgaaaagagtggcgataattaaaacacgacctacgaattttcttttcgcacgtgtatcgtacgacgtttttcagtacagatggccttccgaacttccgaagtttcgacctgacatataatgaatcaattgaaatacggttgtactcacgttattatatcgctattgctgcgacatgtttcgggccaattcggaggcccctcttcaggcgtataggagttcacgcgacggctagactccgcaaactgaacgcgccgctcgccgctccgcccgaaacatgtcgcagcaatagcgatataataacgtgagtacaaccgtatttcaattaattatttgaatatgtctcacggaagtttaacgtgtatataATGAATCACTTCTGGCACtaatgcgtaaaaaaaacaccatatgtactgaaaataacTGATTACGCAGTCCAGCTATATGAAGTTATACCTTATGGTCTTCGAATCGTTTTATGCTGCGAACATTATGTGCTGCCACACAATATCGAGTCTTATTACTACTGTGTAAGAATCACTTTGTGTCGTCGCTACATTACtagtacatacaatcacgcctgtttcccagaggggtaggtagagacggatttccatttgctacgatcctgacaaaccactttcgcttcacacactttcataacgtttctcatacatgCTTCTCGGTTTCGAGTACGTTCTGATCTGCCCTTTGTGCAATACCTTCCCGATTTGGTCGAAAAAAGTTCGCCCAGGTCTTCCACTtgagagttgtaactccatacatcagtaaatgcgggttaagtgacatctagcgtcagtCACGCGTCAAACTAACACTACTctatactaggtggcaacagtgtctcgtctgccaaaaatgtcatattagaacagtttacaacttatattacaagcagaaggaattgaaaacagaatactgattaatactattataatattagcaagaaattggtgagcattagactcttcattcgtcgcgacatctattgacaagtagcagactgataatttacgttagttgacgcgtgattgtcgctagatgtcacttaacgatgcctatacaaataactaacGTATCTATTCTACAAGAGCTTAATGTCAAGACTCGCCTCTCTGCTATCTGCCGGGAGAGAATTATAGGCTTCTTTGGCCATTTGGCCAGACGAGATCCTGACAGCCTTGAGAAGGCGTTGATCGTCGGACCAGTGGAGGGCCATcgtaaaagagccggattaccCACGCGCTGGTTCAACACAATAAAGAAGGTCACgcgcgttgggctccagggatcctttaggaaggcaaaagatcggcctgagtggagagcactgcaacgtacagcgacttatggtggtcacgaccctcagtcatgaggtttcgacgaagaagaagaagatacaaataactcgcatttactgatgtatagagttacaactcttcccttacttattcctctatgcttccAACTTAGCTTAACTTTAGTTTATTGAAAGGCAAAACtattgattttaattttatactgcgAGGGTTATTTATAAGGCAGATTGCATATAAAAAATCTAGAACCAATTAAAACTTATGATAGCACAATTTCAGCTTACCAATCCCTatataagtttctaatgggtcggcaacgcgcatgtgacaccccttgagttgcaggcgtccataggttacggtgaccgctttccaccaggcgggccgtatacctgtttgccaccgacgtggtataaaaaaaaatataaataagagtCGCACTTAGTTAAATTTTCTAACCAATTTTTCCTTCACCAGGTCCGCGCCATCCGCAAGAAGATGTGCGAGATCATCACCCGTGACGTCACCAACTCTGAGCTGCGCGAGGTCGTCAACAAACTGCTCCCCGACTCCATCGCCAAGGACATCGAGAAGGCCTGCCACGGCATCTACCCTCTCCGCGATGTGTGCATCAGGAAGGTAAGAAGTTTACACAATTGTACGGTAGATGGCACTGTGCAGGACGACGCGATTCCTAGAAGGCGCTAAcgagcagttctcaaaaagtttgtaaatAGCCACGTTAACAAATTTTAAGTGattctattttgttaccaacatttagtaatataattgtaCTTTCGTGACATATGTAcatgataattgttataattaagaaaatatagatattagagaaccttaatgacgaataaaacttactaaaatctcaattcatcaaaaaaaattggtagaaaaatagaaataataaaaacaaatttaactttttccttaatttttgtacaaactttttatgAACTGCTGTAACGATGTGTCGACGTAGAATAGATTAGTAATGTAGTAAAATTGTGAATATTATGGTTCAATCGCAAAATACATAGAGAAGGTTTGCACCGGTGAAGCTGTCATAATCGCTGTCAacttagggaccatccacacttataagacgcatgtcttgcggcgcggaaCAGACGTccccgccacgccgcctgaatgtaattcaaaaaacgtctcctcagtacattctGTATaagaaggacgtaagacgcgcccccaggcgtcGTGGTGGcggcgccgcaagacatgcgtctcatgagCGTGGACGCTGCCTAAAATGGCATGATTCAGTCTTGAGATTCTGGATTTGTCCAGCAAACTCCTATAACTATGTTCCAAAAAATTatgataatatattatgttaattTAGGAGAACCACAATGATGATCCACCTAGCTCGCAATGACACAGAACTGATGAAAACATTTGTTCCCTTTTGATTTACCACTGACGACCGCCCATCTACCACCCTATATACTCCCCGCGCACATGTCTCACGGCTACGGTTTCCCCAGGTGAAGGTGCTGAAGCGGCCGCGGTTCGAGATCTCGAAGCTGATGGAGCTCCACGGCGAGGGCGGCGGCAAGCGCGGGGAGGCGGGCGACAAGGCGGAGCGCCCCGAGGGCTATGAACCGCCCGTGCAGGAGAGCGTCTAAATATATGACTACAACTTATGCGACGTTTTATTTCTGACTCCAGCACCTTTAGTaccatcaaagacatatgtaactccgatTAGACAGCTAAagcacaatataataaagagtactatcgtactttTATGGTGAACTGCAagatacaggcctagcctagtttaGTCCACCGGATATTGCCTGCTTGTAAAACTTTGTGCTTTTattgaattaataaatttacttttcccctcactagctcggaaacacgtgttttgtcctttaataccagcgggtaaaaactcattttatccactagtgggtaaagtgatttgaccctgaataaagtcaaatgacctgctttaaaattgataaaaggaggtgaatctagtaataaagattatttaccacctgtggaactactgaaagcagtgaaaaacgcattttttgcgttgtagtttcctcgctacagtgaggggaaaagttttgtgttacactcgggtgcaaatgtattttacttctcgtgtgttaaaaactcgcaagttcagga contains:
- the LOC125240378 gene encoding 40S ribosomal protein S3a codes for the protein MAVGKNKGLSKGGKKGVKKKIVDPFTRKDWYDVKAPSMFAKRQVGTTLVNRTQGTKIASEGLKGRVFEVSLADLQADTDAERSFRKFRLIAEDVQGRNVLCNFHGMDLTTDKLRWMVKKWQTLVEANIDVKTTDGYLLRVFCIGFTNKDTLSQRKTCYAQHTQVRAIRKKMCEIITRDVTNSELREVVNKLLPDSIAKDIEKACHGIYPLRDVCIRKVKVLKRPRFEISKLMELHGEGGGKRGEAGDKAERPEGYEPPVQESV